The Acidiphilium multivorum AIU301 genome includes the window CCAATAAACAAAAACAATAATAATAATAATAATAATAAAATCTTTGTTTTTGAAAAGTTTTATAAATATTTTACTCCAAGTGAGGATAAAATACTAAGCGAACTCATAGAAAATAAGGGGAAAGTCGTTAGCAGGGAATCTCTGTCTCTTCATACAAGAGATTCATATAAAAACACATCAAAAAGAACAGTTGATAATATCATTTGTAGGATTAGAAAAAAATTCGACATGCTATCCATTAACAATTACGTCATAAAGACTTATAGCTCTTTAGGATATTCCTTCATAGGAGATCCAGATAAATTCTTTTATGATTTAGCAATTAATATTGAAAAATATGAAAAAACCCTGCCAGAAAATCGTAATTGATATAGTTTATGCGGAGGGAACGCACAGTAAACATCGGATGCGTCTGAATCTTGGTGTGAGTTCAGCAGGCGCAGGACAGCGCCCGCCGGGCGCTGGAATAGAGGCCCCAGAGCATGAGGGCGATCGCCACCCCGTAGATTGCACCTTCATGGGTGGCAATGAAGCCCTGGATCGGCAGACCGAGCTGCCCGACAGCCGGTAGTACAGAGGCGATGGTTGCAATCGCCAGTGGCAGGATCGGGGTACAGCAGAGCAGTGCAGGCAAGGTTGCCAGCACCGCGCCCAGCACGGTGCCAGTCGGCCCCACCCGTGCCCCCTGTCGGATGCCGTAAACGCCGAGCGTCACCGTCAGCGCGAGAAGAACGGCCATGATCAGCGCCAGAACAAACTGGCCTGGTGTCAGGAAGCGAAGCGAGACCAATCCGACGACACCGCCCGTGCTGGTGGCGGGCAGCAGCATCGCATAGAACCCGAGCGCCGCGACAAACAGGACCATCGTCCCGATCACGGCCCGGCGGGAGCCCAGGGCGAATTGCAAGGCGCGCGGCACCATCTCCACGCGCTGATAAAAGGCGGCAATCATGATCCGGTCTTTGGCTTGATGAAGCTTGCGATCTTGCCGAAGGTGGCGGAGGGCGTCGAGGAAACCACGGCGACGTGCCCGTCCGGCGCGATCACCTGGTAGACATCGACAAATTTGTGCGGATTGTAGAGGTCGAACAACGCCTTCGTGTCGTCTCCGATCACGAAATGCGGGTCGTTCAGCAGCTTCGGTGCCGCCTGCTCGACAAACTGGTGCATGCTCGGGCCAGAATAGCCGCCATTCTTGTCGTCGCGCAGCACGAGGATCGTCATGTCAGACTTGTCGATCTCCGCCTGATGCTGTGCGAAGGTCCTGAGCCCGGCCTTGCAGCTTGGACACCAGGTGGTGACCTGCCAGACCACGAGCGGATGGCCCATATAGGTTTTCAACTCGACGCTCTTTCCGTCAACGATGAACGGCGCGTTGGGCGCAGTCATGTCCTGCGGCGCCGGCGCGCTGGTTGGCCCCATCTTGCCTGTGGGGCCGGCAAATGCGGTCGCTGAAGCAAGGCCGGTGAACGCCAGTGCAGCCAATAGCGGTTTCCCGAGCCGCAGGAACCGAGAGTGAAAGAGGTTGTTGGTTTTTGTCATGCGCATTCTCCTTTCGTGGTCATGAATCCATCCTCGTTCTGCCGTGCCTGACTGTTGCATCGCGTTCACCCGGCGCAGCAGGAGAGTTGCTTCACGTCCTTGGTAAAGGTCTGTGCCGCAAGCTTGATCCCCTCGCTCATCACCAGATAGGGGAACAGCGTGTCGCCCAGCTCCTGCACCGTCATCCGATGACGGATGGCGAGTGCCGCAGTCTGGATCATTTCTCCAGCATTGTGAGCGAGGATCTGTGCGCCGATCAGCCGGTTGGTGCCGGCTTCGGCAACGAGCTTCACGAAGCCTCGCGTGTCGAAATTCGCGAGTGCTCTGGGCACGTTTTCCAGATCGAGGCGCCGCACGATAGCTTCGATGCCTGCCGTTCTCGCCTGCCCCTCGTCCAGTCCGACCGTCGCGACCGAAGGGTCGGTGAAGATCACCGCGGGGACCACCGAGAGGTCGAGGCTGGCGTCGCCGCCCGTCATGTTGATCGCAGCCCGCGTTCCGGCCGCCGCGGCGACATAGACGAGCTGCGGCATCGTGCTGCAATCGCCTGCCGCGTAGATATTCGCGGCTGATGTCCGCAGATGGTCGTCGACCACGATGGCGCCGTTGCGATCGGTAGTGACACCGGCCTGCTCAAGGCCAAGTCCTCCAGTCGTGGGCCAGCGTCCGGTAGCCACCAGTAGCCGCTCGGCTTCGATGCGCCCGGTGCCAAACGCCACTATGAAACGACCAGCCTCATAGGCGACGTTCTGAACCCGGGTCTCGTTGAGAACACGGATGCCCTCGGCTTCAAACGCCTCCTGTAGCGCCGCGCCAAGTTCGGGATCGTCGCGCGTGAGCAGGGTGCTGCGGGCGAGCACGGTCACGTCGACGCCGAGACGGCGATATGCCTGGGCCAGTTCGAGAGCCACGAAGGACGATCCGATCACCGCGATGCTGGTGGGAAGCTCGTCAGCAAACAGGGATTCAGTCGAGGTCCAGTACGGGGTCTCCGCGAGCCCCGGGAC containing:
- a CDS encoding peroxiredoxin family protein, coding for MTKTNNLFHSRFLRLGKPLLAALAFTGLASATAFAGPTGKMGPTSAPAPQDMTAPNAPFIVDGKSVELKTYMGHPLVVWQVTTWCPSCKAGLRTFAQHQAEIDKSDMTILVLRDDKNGGYSGPSMHQFVEQAAPKLLNDPHFVIGDDTKALFDLYNPHKFVDVYQVIAPDGHVAVVSSTPSATFGKIASFIKPKTGS
- the merA gene encoding mercury(II) reductase, which translates into the protein MTSLTLSVTGMTCEHCARIAEKALNSLPDVRADVNYDRRTARIDGADGLDLAALRAALAPHGYGMETLNDDTTRGTTAPHGGGLHIAIIGSGGAAFAAAIRAVDAGARVTMIERGEVIGGTCVNAGCVSSKITLRAAEIRHERGHHPFDGIARSEEPVDRRVLLAQLRGRVDALRGAKYQKIIDDNPGITLLRGEARFADARTLTITEHTGKVTRQTPDRILIATGAAPMIPPVPGLAETPYWTSTESLFADELPTSIAVIGSSFVALELAQAYRRLGVDVTVLARSTLLTRDDPELGAALQEAFEAEGIRVLNETRVQNVAYEAGRFIVAFGTGRIEAERLLVATGRWPTTGGLGLEQAGVTTDRNGAIVVDDHLRTSAANIYAAGDCSTMPQLVYVAAAAGTRAAINMTGGDASLDLSVVPAVIFTDPSVATVGLDEGQARTAGIEAIVRRLDLENVPRALANFDTRGFVKLVAEAGTNRLIGAQILAHNAGEMIQTAALAIRHRMTVQELGDTLFPYLVMSEGIKLAAQTFTKDVKQLSCCAG